The Micromonospora sp. WMMD961 genome has a segment encoding these proteins:
- a CDS encoding YbhB/YbcL family Raf kinase inhibitor-like protein produces the protein MTLERPIAPDPYELLPTLPSFTLTSDDVHNGEPMDARHAHGSTGGENVSPQLTWSDFPAETKSFAVTCYDPDAPTGSGFWHWVLVNVPVTVTQLPTGAGGAAGTDLGGAFSVRNDYGEQGYGGAAPPPGDRPHRYVFAVHAVDVERLDLTPDASPAYVGFNLTFHTLARAVIRPTYQIKE, from the coding sequence ATGACCCTGGAACGACCGATTGCCCCGGACCCGTACGAGTTGCTGCCGACGCTGCCCTCGTTCACGCTGACGAGCGACGACGTGCATAACGGTGAGCCGATGGACGCCCGGCACGCGCACGGCAGCACCGGGGGCGAGAACGTCTCGCCGCAGCTGACCTGGTCGGATTTCCCCGCCGAGACGAAGAGCTTCGCGGTGACCTGCTACGACCCGGACGCACCGACCGGCAGCGGCTTCTGGCACTGGGTGCTGGTGAACGTGCCGGTCACCGTCACCCAGTTGCCCACCGGGGCCGGTGGCGCGGCGGGCACCGACCTCGGTGGCGCGTTCTCGGTCCGCAACGACTACGGCGAGCAGGGGTACGGCGGTGCGGCTCCGCCGCCCGGTGACCGCCCGCACCGGTACGTCTTCGCGGTGCACGCGGTGGACGTCGAGCGCCTGGACCTGACCCCGGACGCCAGCCCGGCCTACGTCGGCTTCAACCTCACGTTCCACACCCTGGCGAGAGCGGTGATCCGCCCCACGTACCAGATCAAGGAGTAA